The Drosophila miranda strain MSH22 chromosome Y unlocalized genomic scaffold, D.miranda_PacBio2.1 Contig_Y4_pilon, whole genome shotgun sequence genome segment TGCCAGAAATTCCAACTGACGAAGCAGATATGCGATACACTGCATCAGCAGTAACCCACCAAGATGAGGCTCCTCCGTGCTTAGCCGCCTCCTTTGGCACTGACACTTGGCATTTCGCAACCTTCTCGAGCCAAGGCGAGCACTTCAGAAAATTGAAACTTTCAGTTTTATGCCACCAtcgagcacacagcacagttcttttacatggccaagtgcaactcttttggctgttttttcaattttctaatatgctttaaagcttctgcttgatgctgttgggagcggcgcctattgcttaattcgattttgcttgactttgatgctggcaaacttcatttgtccgactctaaaagcgtgaaataggattaggccgacggaaatgcattcaagctgacttaaatccatttctagttgggcaacgatacaaagtaccaattaataatctataagaaatcagatttgagaggagttagggaagagagagttgcagtgcacgcagtttatggaagagatccaaattaaattaagactgccagaagaattccacaaatagccatgaccagaatgaAGTTACTTTGGGCCAAAACGATGACGAGTCAATACTTTTTTCCAGGCTTGTGGATAGATCAGCGTCAGTGCGGCGCCTTAATGCAAGTCTGTGCACGCAttgtatttggtaaattttctttacagcaatccgaaaggatcgaacaaggtgaaaatgagcagtgtacgaattaaacattttaccatttaaccatttggtaatttggtaaaccatttttttgtgaagctcaagactcaagccacggagtaccattaataatacgaaaatgtacagtaattagtatctgatctacatccatacaacattgaaatgcagccctgaatatcgctccgattataatcgggagacagctctgcttttcactttgaattccggtttgagcaggcgacgactttcagtgtgaaaatccgaacagtcatcctttcgaaaattgtgccagcgagcggagctcatgtaaagtggaaaattaaatataaaaatgtaaattcctctcagagtcgtagtgagaagtgtcgaacaaaatattctaaaactgtatttagCACGCGAGTGTTCTCAAGTAAGTTCACACATATTTAAAGTGAAAAATTTCGCATTTGccgcacacacgaacacacgcacgcacacacaaacgccggttttgtgaactcacttgacgaaaagaaagagcgagaagaaaaaagttgccaaatcaaaattgtcaccgagccgaagtccgttgagcccaaggtcagcaccaaggaggcgcagtgccaGTCATCGGACTGCGAGACTTCCCAGCAGGAGCCGGTCTCGCAAGTAAGCAGCCCGAAGGGCGCCCGTGTGGGGATCTTCAATGCCGAGTACTTCTTGTCGCGTGCTCAGATGAACGATAAAATCAACAACATCTTGCGCTCGCCCACCAAGCCGCACAACGGGGTGCGCCAGCGCTCCGTctacaccaacaacccatTGCCGGTAAGTGAAATTCCAAGCAACGTGAAAGTTTCTTCAATTTTCAGACATTTTGTTTTACAAAACTGCCGCATCATCGCGCTAGCAGGGTATCAACAGCGAGCTAACAGCCGCCGCAGTCTTAACAGCTCGGCAAGAgcagcattgccacatcacctcattgccctctcctgttatttcagaccttcttattttccgtctcgctcttttccaccattgctctcttacttttcgactttaatattcgaattttccttctctattccccccctcttctcttctcttctaatactattcaaaatagtttggttaatttctataaaaatcaaatgcaaattgggaaaaacgcacacacgtatgtaaatacatatatgtatgtatgtatgtatatgcatgcgtTAACAGGATGTCGACAGAATGTtagcaacagttgcaaagtcattcgatttctgcgctgctgacactttctctcgtatctgtcgttttctctcctgccggtattcaattattttctggcACTTTCACTTCCTCACCTCTTCATTTCCTTCCGGATCTAACTTCCGCTACTACCTCTCGCCTTCTCATCCCCCCACCCTTAGCAAGCAAGCTTGCGTGTCGGCATGACTGGGGGGCAGCTGTCCCAACGCATGAGCAACATCTCGCTGTCCTCCGGCACGGACTCCGTGGGCCACATGGatcgcggcagcagctccagtctcGCTAGCAGCGCCACCGTTGGCACCAACACCATCACCAGCGGAATTTCCAAGGAGTGCGCCAATTACCCCGTCGGCAGTCATTCGGCCCGTCCATACGTCCAACTGCCGGGCATACACATTTCCAACCCTCCCAGGGGGGCCAGGGAATATGCAGGAAATAGACGCTGGCAAAATGGCGCACAACGGCAAGGCACTCACAGGGCGCTacaatgccacgcccacctatgGCTTCGACAGCGAGCAGAACTACTGCCTGGTAAGAGGCTCCTGCATATCTGTAAATCTAGCCGATTCTATGCTCAATCTCAGAATTCCCAACAGTTGCCGTCTCCAATGCCCCCTCCACCATACGCCTTGGCACGCGTGAGCAGCACACGCAACTTCGAGCTCGAGAACCACACACCGCCGGCATGTCCCGGCTCTGGACCCATTGCCATGACGAACGGCACCATCCAGTTGCGCCTCCGCGATGGCGTGCGGTGAGTGTGGACGCCCCCAGCCCCTTGGCTCTTCTTTAAGACCGACCCCTAATGTTAATACCTTTCTTTGCATGGGGCAGCATTGACATGACTCTGGACAAGGCGGTGCGCGTGCTCAATCAGCGCAGCATGGTGGCAGTTGCTCTATcacgcaactgcagcaacttggctttgatccaccccaatggacgcatcttgcagagcggcgctaaagtcgaaatagtcacctacgacggcatgaagggcaataactttgAGTGAGTGGGAATGGCCCTTACCCCAACGTGGCATATTTGAATCCTTTGAATTATCTTCCCATTAAAGTCGCTATGCCAAGATGTGGTACAAGGGTGTGAGCTTCACCAGCGAGGCGTGCGCTCTCATCTACCTGGTGGACACAGCCGGGACGCGCACCACAACCGACACTTTCACCGATCTGACCAAGGACTACACCCTGGCAGTGTTCTATGAGTGAGTCCCCCGGCCAATTGCATCGCTTCTTATTTGGCTAATTTCGATTTAATTCCCGAACTTCTCGCAGCGACTCGCGGCATGGTCCCTGTTATATGGCTGAAGCCCATGACGTGATTGCCAATTCAGCTTACACCTGTACCGAGGATGGCACTGAGATCTATGACATAAACGGATTTCGCATCACCCAGGCAGCCGATGGCCTGGTGAAGGTCACTCGTGTGGACAACAAGTGCTTGATTCGCACCAGTCCCGGCAATGGATCGGCCACTTTGACCACACCTTGCATCCATTGCACTGCCTCTCTGGGCAAGACCTCGCATCTGTTTGTTCGGTGAGTGTCAAACCGATGCTCTcaacctccccctccccctccccctcgcccgtcatcctgctctgctaacttccgttctgttctgtcctttgtagtcgcaatgagaagcgcatgcacttcgatggatcctgtttcattgtacgcaacgccggacactcccccggcttcaatgagaacaacctgctcattgtctactgagcggcgttcgtagtccggagatagaaacggcgcagtggtagcccatcccacacgcatacactcacacatgtcaacacatttcacctggaacacatacatagacacctacagcagcacacttgagggaccttgacgtggagagagggattcagttaggatcccggaatttaggaatatcaaaatcaatttgggaaataagttagaaagcaa includes the following:
- the LOC117194906 gene encoding uncharacterized protein LOC117194906, with amino-acid sequence MNDKINNILRSPTKPHNGVRQRSVYTNNPLPQASLRVGMTGGQLSQRMSNISLSSGTDSVGHMDRGSSSSLASSATVGTNTITSGISKECANYPVGSHSARPYVQLPGIHISNPPRGAREYAGNRRWQNGAQRQGTHRALQCHAHLWLRQRAELLPVAVSNAPSTIRLGTREQHTQLRAREPHTAGMSRLWTHCHDERHHPVAPPRWRAH